The nucleotide window cctccaccatgcttcactgTTGACCTCAGACACTCATTATGGTCCCGCTCTCCAGCCCTCCTGCGAACAAACTGCCTTCTGCTGCagccaaatatttcaaatttcgACTCATCAGTCCAGAGCACCTGCTGCCATTTTTCTGCACCCTAGTTCCAGCGTTTTCGTGCATAGTTGAGGCACTCGGCCTCATTTCCATGTCGGAAGTGTCTTTTTGGCCGCAATTCTTCCATGAAGACAACTTCTGACCAGACTTCTCCAGACAGTAGATGGGTGTACCTGGGTCCCACTGATTTCTGCCAATTCTGAGCTGATTGCACTGCTGAACATCTTCCGATTGTGAAGGGAAGTAAGCATGATGTGTCTTTCATCTGCTACGGTACATTTCCTTGGCCGACCACTGTGTCTACGGTCCTCAACATTGCCTGTTTCTTTGTGCTTCTTCAAAAGAGCATTGACAGCACATCTGGAAACCCCTGTCTGCCTTGAAATACCTGCCTGGGAGAGACCTTGCTTTTTGTTCAGTGCATTCACTTTGCATTTTGTTAattgacaaaaataaactatgaacatttctatttttgaaAGCATCCTTACTTTACAGCAATTTTTCACACCTGCCTAAAACCTTTGCATAGtactatacatatttttatgtgtttatatatacacatttttaaagacgtgtttatatataaacacattaaaaactaataaatgaacaaacaaaaaaatgaatttgatcTGGcaacaatatttataattttaaactaGGATCAGCCATTGTGAATGTCATTAGCGAATGTGTATAcaactatacatacacacacacacacacacacactctgcatatgtatttataattaattcCAGAGTCTCAAGTTAATGAAGCATTTTTGATGTTTTACTTTCAGGTTTTAAATTTCATGAGGATCTATCCCATTTCACTATGATCTTCAGAAACATGGTGCTCATTTTGTGGAACAGTGATTGTTCAATCTCACATGCTGATTACTAACTGCTTGCTGATGAACACTAACTTAACATTTCAAACTTGTGTACAATCCAGACTTTGTCATATCAAATATTAGACAATTCTAACTGTACTAGACATGACACTTCTTTCTGTGCGGTCAAATCTTCAACATACAATATAACTGTTTTGTTCAGTACAGTTTATTACCCCATTTGAAGACCTTGGGCTCAGAAAAGCTGCTGTGCTCCACCTTGCAGGCGGTGGTCTCTCCAGATGTGGGTGTGAGCTCCAGGTAAGAGTGTATCTGATAGTACCAGTCTCCATCATAGAGCTCTTCAGTGGAAGTCACATCAGTCTTCACCTCCTTCCCATCTCTCAGCCAAGTCAGTTTGATTCCCTCCGGGTAGAAGTTATACGCACTGCACACCAGCATAGTGGAGTGTCTCTGACTGCCTGATTTCACAGATTTAACTTTTACCAAAGGTTcaactaaaacaaaacagaaaagaatttacatttatttattcttctgatgcttttctccaaagcaatttactatCTTAAGCTGCCtataatttaccaatttataaaactgggtaatttaggATGAATatgttgctcaaaggtattacagatatgaggtgggattcaaacctggatctttCAAGTCAAAAAAAggtggctctaaccagtacactatcTGCTCCTCCCCAGTTCAACTGAATAAAGAAATCCATAAAGAGAGCCCACTAAGAGACCTTGATGTATCCTACTTCATATTCCGAGGTACTGGTTTTCCTATCTCTACTGctacattatatatttacatttctatatatCACACATATATAGCATGCACATACACAGTACATCCATAGTCAAAGAATGCAATTTTAGGACAGTCTAACACCTTTCACTAGAACTCTTCATTCTGGTaatcaaaacaatgaaaaatatatatacaatgtATATAAATAACTTTAACTGAGGAACATTTAGTATAagttaatgtgtgttttatttttatatggtgTGGAACTACTCACCTGAATGCCCAAGTATGTTCTGTAACTCTAACTCAGAATTGGGCCTGCAATACCCATCCAGGTTGCCATAGGCTTGGTCTGAAAATCCATCTTGATTCCACCTCTCTGCGTTTCTCACTCCATGTTCCGTGAACCCAATGAACTTTTTCAGAGTGCTGTTGTATCTTATATACTCATCTTTGTTAAAAACGTACCTGTCAATAAACTCAAGGTCTTTCAAGTCCCCGGAGGTGAAATGACATTCCCTTTGGGTATGGTGGAAGTAgccatctgtttaaaaaaaaaagatatacaaatacattttaattagctttAATACAGGTAGTTTGCAAGTGTAAACCTAGCTATGcttacacttacacacacacacgcacacacacacacacacacactttctgaaccgcttgtcccattcggggtcgcagggagccggagcctaacccagcaactcagggcataaacTGTACGGCAAAACCACTTAGGGTAGGGCAGGGTGATTCCAAAGTTTGTTTGAGAAGCAGACGTTTCGTTTGCATTCATCATTACTCGCAGAAGtagaaatatatgaaataaaaatgggagcagcaagaattaaaaaaaaaaaatgaaaagcaaacttGAAGCGCAGAAACTTAGGCAGTGGAAAATACAGATGAAAATAAACAAGCCAGAGAAttcaaaattaatattgatGTACCGAGTACTATTGTCCGAACTCGAAATAGTCGCACACGCGAACACTCAACTCCACTCCTTTCTCTCCTGCATGTTTACACACTTTTCACAAGACGTTATAAATATCATAGAGAGCGCAGCTTAGTTCACATAGAAGAAGCGCGGACATGCACCTGAATTTCAGTGTTTGCTGTAACACTACGCATATCTGTAACGGAATGCTGCAACTATTCTTTAGAACTTGCTTCtattaaagaattttaaatgcattaaatacaatGGAGAACAGAATTTTTTGCAGAACTTTACTCTCTTGCCGAGAACTAAAACCCAGTGAACATATAACCCTCAGCTTCTGCACTTTCGATAACTTTTAGTTGTACATTCTTggtatggagaaaagcatttgctaaatgaataaactggatAATACCACATACAGGGAGCTGACAGCAGGGCTTTTGAGATGGGAAGAGTGTGATACAGCAGACAGATTCTCTCTCTTCCCAGCCCCCTACATCTGGTGAGCCAGACCAGCGTATGCACTCACCTGGGCattttgaacacattttaaataacaagACATAATACAGAAGCATGTCCAGAGATAGGGCAAGATGTCTGGGCTCAACTGcagctctgattttttttttttttttttttttttttaaatcttagaACATCATACAAAGTTCACAAATTCCCGactgtcacgcgaaacatagggagccgggatggctggacccaagtgcagcgtcatTCTTCCGGAGTcaagggatgaggcaagttctcggtgtcggggacaggcgaagggtcggtcgatcggcggtcagggtcagcgcgaagatccatgggcgaggtcaggggacttagcgaagggtcagACGAATGGCGAACAGGGttggaacgaggatccgtggatgtGGTTGAGAAACGAAGCGAAGACTCATAAACCGGAGGATGTGATATGAGAGTTAGTGATGCTTGTGAATGAAGCGTCACAAGGAaggacggttg belongs to Scleropages formosus chromosome 18, fSclFor1.1, whole genome shotgun sequence and includes:
- the LOC114909103 gene encoding H-2 class II histocompatibility antigen, E-S beta chain-like, which gives rise to MSLFYSFALIALPFLSGCDGYFHHTQRECHFTSGDLKDLEFIDRYVFNKDEYIRYNSTLKKFIGFTEHGVRNAERWNQDGFSDQAYGNLDGYCRPNSELELQNILGHSVEPLVKVKSVKSGSQRHSTMLVCSAYNFYPEGIKLTWLRDGKEVKTDVTSTEELYDGDWYYQIHSYLELTPTSGETTACKVEHSSFSEPKVFKWDPSTLDGERNKVIIGASGLVLGLILSLAGVIYYKKKSTGEI